A window of the Hypomesus transpacificus isolate Combined female chromosome 8, fHypTra1, whole genome shotgun sequence genome harbors these coding sequences:
- the cdk13 gene encoding cyclin-dependent kinase 13 — translation MPNTEVLREGRGRSPSAQRNARQDSRSKPGSGAIQREKHREKRRSSASRRKKHRHAKDREPWHTPEDPDNERKGTLERDGELRTLVEYDDVSSQSEGFSGSPSPKLDDRFPVDRLTEVDNNGPTSPGRKSRRDRDILHVRKDEQTRGPSERSRQDKEPKRKDHQSRERSSSKARGGNSLSGTKNNRDSARSNDSNGKKTASVLPPVSVDKRDSKRHRSKTRSEKEPPSAYRDAPQSYREEREELGRAYRRSPGFKAESPYGTSYSYEYQSPSGSYNQLISRRSPTYGNKRLSPSSTYYGRDAELYGAYNVSKSPSAYSSNKRKRSPGSPFAWRRSPSYGRHSPYEHGELGTSPYGNRRRSRSPYRKSLSQSPDVRRSGKSRSRSPYPSSRHSRSRSRHRHSRSRSRPSSLSPSTITFKSSLAAELSKQKKAKAAEAAAKAKSSSNASTPTKGPSSAHHQPSPKANHVTKKGRPPSPPPPEKGPRTPVSSQPQSPADKPSRKGVDPPQSSRDRDGKVKEELAVHRDKRKAPASAQSKEKERLSAAAISALAALPLPASILEHLDASDSFKDGSGKKKPERKARYLLADLPLPPELPGGLSSSSPRSPADDKKGLSLRRRPKICGPRFGEIKETEIDWGKRCVDKFDIIGITGEGTYGQVYKAKDKDTAEMVALKKVRLDNEKEGFPITAIREIKILRQLNHKSIINMKEIVTDKEDALDFKNDKGAFYLVFEYMDHDLMGLLESGLVHFNESHIKSFMRQLLEGLDYCHKKNFLHRDIKCSNILLNNKGQIKLADFGLARLYNSEESRPYTNKVITLWYRPPELLLGEERYTPAIDVWSCGCILGELFTKKPIFQANQELAQLELISRICGSPCPAAWPDVIKLPYFNTMKPKKQYRRRLREEFAFIPPSALDLFDHMLHLDPSKRCAAEQALGSEFLRDVDPAKMPPPDLPLWQDCHELWSKKRRRQKQMPEELMPPKAPRKELGLDDSRSNTPQGFPAPGGLKAQGGAASALLDPKAPNSQLTQEQLAVLINLFNQSKSSSSSAQLASKVNPETLQQLSTALPPAPADPDRPPEPPLPPAPSQPPAAGGAPRTPPTGKPPSPPAGAPEGEAAAAVTMLLAQILQAQQSQQSQQRQEASEGSEAGAAPPADVKQPPEPSPVSPASEGSAVSSRPPAPLPILPPNQRPPEPPEPPPQCADLDYRQPPEPQPGPPVSASAGAVEGGRPPEPDYPPLPSAEGPGYVADYSRPPPPPFPPAGFGDSYMDHMLAAGLPPHALREVFSATAPPPSSASSSTSSLQEPYPPGGPGAGGGMVFSGDKDHRFEYNHSPGQQSNPTSIHLYNHAIGRKDGGPPQPPGPPPGQSWASPSQAVAQPLPLGFVPHVNSAAIRGRGLPF, via the exons ATGCCTAATACGGAGGTGCTTCGTGAGGGAAGGGGAAGGAGCCCCTCGGCACAGAGAAATGCAAGACAGGACAGTCGCAGTAAACCTGGAAGCGGTGCTATTCAACGAGAGAAGCACCGGGAGAAGAGGCGGTCATCGGCATCTCGACGAAAGAAACACCGACATGCAAAGGACAGAGAGCCATGGCATACACCCGAGGACCCTGACAATGAACGAAAAGGGACTTTAGAGCGAGACGGTGAACTTCGGACTTTGGTTGAGTATGACGACGTAAGTTCTCAATCAGAAGGCTTTTCTGGGAGCCCATCGCCTAAACTAGACGATAGGTTTCCAGTGGACCGACTTACTGAAGTTGACAATAACGGACCTACATCTCCCGGGAGAAAGTCTCGCAGAGACCGGGATATTTTGCACGTTAGGAAGGATGAGCAAACAAGAGGACCATCTGAGAGGAGTAGACAAGACAAGGAACCCAAAAGGAAGGACCATCAGAGCCGCGAGAGAAGCTCTTCTAAAGCCCGCGGTGGTAATAGCCTAAGCGGTACCAAAAACAACAGAGACAGTGCAAGAAGCAACGACAGCAATGGCAAGAAGACTGCTTCGGTGTTGCCCCCCGTGTCTGTGGATAAAAGGGATTCTAAGAGGCACAGAAGTAAAACAAGATCTGAAAAAGAGCCCCCCTCGGCATACAGGGATGCACCCCAATCATACAGAGAGGAGCGTGAAGAACTCGGTAGGGCCTACAGAAGAAGTCCAGGCTTCAAAGCAGAAAGTCCCTATGGGACATCCTACTCTTATGAATACCAGTCTCCCAGCGGTAGTTACAACCAGTTGATATCCAGAAGAAGCCCTACGTATGGAAACAAAAGGTTGTCCCCTAGTTCCACATACTACGGACGAGATGCTGAGCTTTATGGTGCCTACAACGTTTCAAAGTCTCCCAGTGCATATTCCAGCAACAAAAGAAAGCGGTCTCCAGGGAGCCCGTTTGCCTGGCGCAGGTCTCCTAGTTATGGCCGTCATAGTCCTTATGAACATGGAGAACTTGGTACAAGTCCCTACGGCAACCGTAGGCGATCGCGAAGTCCATATAGAAAGTCACTGAGTCAGAGTCCAGATGTAAG GCGATCTGGCAAGTCACGGAGCCGGAGCCCGTACCCGTCCTCGCGGCACTCGCGTTCCCGGAGCCGCCACCGCCACTCCCGCTCGCGGTCCCGGCCCTCCAGCCTGTCCCCCAGCACCATCACCTTCAAGAGCAGCCTGGCGGCCGAGCTTAGCAAGCAGAAGAAAGCCAAAGCAGCCGAGGCGGCCGCCAAGGCAAAGAGCTCCAGCAACGCCTCCACCCCAACCAAGGGCCCCTCCTCGGCCCACCACCAGCCCAGCCCCAAGGCCAACCATGTCACCAAGAAGggccgccctccctccccgcctcctCCAGAGAAGGGTCCCCGGACGCCTGTGTCCAGCCAGCCCCAGTCCCCCGCCGACAAGCCCTCCAGGAAGGGCGTGGACCCACCCCAGTCCAGCAGGGACCGGGACGGCAaggtgaaggaggagctggCGGTGCACCGGGACAAGAGGAAAGCCCCAGCGTCCGCCCAGagcaaggagaaggagaggttgtCTGCCGCTGCCATCTCCGCGCTCGCAGCGCTGCCACTGCCCGCAAGCATTCTGGAGCATCTGGATGCTTCCGACAG TTTCAAGGACGGCTCAGGGAAGAAGAAACCGGAACGCAAAGCCCGCTACCTTCTGGCTGACCTGCCCCTGCCCCCGGAGCTGCCTGGagggctctcctcctcctcgccccgcAGCCCGGCCGACGACAAGAAGGGCCTGAGCCTGCGCCGCCGGCCCAA GATCTGCGGCCCTCGTTTCGGGGAGATCAAGGAGACGGAGATCGACTGGGGGAAGCGCTGCGTGGACAAGTTTGACATCATTGGCATCACGGGCGAGGGCACGTACGGCCAGGTGTACAAAGCCAAGGacaaagacacag CTGAAATGGTGGCCCTGAAGAAGGTTCGTCTGGACAACGAGAAGGAGGGCTTCCCCATCACGGCCATCCGAGAGATCAAGATTCTCCGCCAGCTCAACCACAAGAGCATCATCAACATGAAGGAGATCGTCACCGACAAGGAGGACGCGCTGGACTTCAAGAACGACAAAG GTGCGTTCTACCTGGTGTTTGAGTACATGGACCACGACCTGATGGGGCTCCTGGAGTCGGGGCTGGTCCACTTCAACGAGAGCCACATCAAGTCCTTCATGCGTCAGCTCCTGGAGGGCCTCGACTACTGCCACAAGAAGAACTTCCTGCACAGGGACATCAAGTGCTCCAACATCCTGCTCAACAACAA GGGTCAGATAAAGCTGGCAGATTTTGGTCTGGCTCGACTGTACAACTCCGAGGAGAG ccGGCCGTACACCAACAAGGTGATCACGCTGTGGTACCGCCCCCcagagctgctgctgggggaggagagatacaCGCCTGCCATCGACGTGTGGAGCTgcgg GTGCATTCTGGGGGAGCTGTTCACCAAGAAACCCATTTTCCAGGCGAACCAGGAGCTCGCTCAGTTGGAGCTCATCAG CCGCATCTGTGGCAGCCCCTGCCCCGCCGCGTGGCCCGACGTCATCAAGCTGCCCTACTTCAACACCATGAAACCAAAGAAGCAGTACCGCCGACGCCTACGGGAGGAGTTTGCTTT TATTCCTCCGTCGGCGCTGGATCTGTTTGACCACATGCTCCACCTGGACCCCAGTAAGCGCTGCGCTGCCGAGCAGGCCCTGGGCAGCGAGTTCCTCCGAGACGTGGACCCGGCCAAGATGCCCCCACCCGA tctccctCTGTGGCAGGACTGTCATGAGTTGTGGAGCAAGAAGCGGAGGAGGCAGAAGCAGATGCCGGAGGAGCTGATGCCCCCCAAAGCTCCCCGCAAGGAGCTGGGTCTGGACGACAGCCGCAGCAACACCCCCCAGGGCTTCCCTGCCCCCGGAGGCCTCAAGGCCCAGGGCGGGGCTGCTTCTGCCCTGCTGG ACCCCAAAGCGCCCAACTCCCAGCTGACCCAGGAGCAGCTAGCGGTCCTCATCAACCTGTTCAACCAGTCTAAGAGCTCCAGCAGCTCGGCCCAGCTGGCCTCCAAGGTCAACCCCGAGACCCTGCAGCAGCTCTCCACAGCCCTGCCCCCGGCCCCGGCCGACCCAGACAGACCCCCggagccccccctgcccccggcGCCCAGCCAGCCCCCTGCAGCGGGCGGGGCGCCCCGCACGCCCCCCACCGGcaagcccccctccccgcccgcgGGGGCCCCTGAGGGGGAGGCGGCGGCGGCAGTGACCATGCTGCTGGCCCAGATCCTGCAGGCCCAGCAGAGCCAGCAGAGTCAGCAGCGGCAGGAAGCCAGCGAGGGCTCAGAGGCCGGCGCAGCGCCACCCGCGGACGTCAAACAACCCCCGGAGCCCAGCCCGGTGTCCCCAG CGTCTGAAGGAAGCGCGGTGTCCAGCCGACCCCCGGCCCCCCTGCCCATCCTGCCCCCAAACCAGCGCCCCCCCGAGCCCCCGGAGCCCCCTCCCCAGTGTGCTGACCTGGACTACCGGCAGCCCCCGGAGCCCCAGCCTGGCCCTCCCGTCAGCGCCTCTGCCGGGgcggtggaggggggcaggcccCCTGAGCCCGACTACCCCCCCCTGCCCAGCGCCGAGGGCCCAGGCTACGTAGCAGACTACAGccgcccgccccctccccccttccctccagcaGGGTTTGGGGACAGCTACATGGACCACATGCTGGCCGCGGGTCTCCCACCCCACGCCCTCAGGGAGGTGTTCAGCGCTacggccccgccccccagctccgcgtcctcctccacctcctccctccaggagcCCTACCCGcccggggggccgggggccggggGCGGCATGGTGTTCAGCGGAGACAAGGACCACCGCTTCGAGTACAATCACAGCCCCGGGCAGCAGTCCAACCCCACCAGCATCCACCTGTACAACCACGCCATCGGCCGCAAGGACGGAGGGCCCCCGCAGCCCCCCGGGCCCCCTCCTGGCCAATCATGggcctccccctcccaggcGGTGGCCCAGCCCCTTCCTCTGGGGTTTGTCCCCCATGTGAACTCGGCAGCGATCCGAGGGCGAGGCCTCCCCTTCTGA